Proteins encoded in a region of the Solanum dulcamara chromosome 9, daSolDulc1.2, whole genome shotgun sequence genome:
- the LOC129902776 gene encoding transcription initiation factor TFIID subunit 14b-like, which produces MPQSSLTKKHDQDPTDITGPTLKSQRTKMVNTSDDSEKKSSGKKLKELEVGVPIVYGNVAFWLGKKASEFQSHKWTIYVRGATNEDLGVVVKRVVFQLHSSFNNPTRVVDHPPFELSESGWGEFEIVMTLHFHSDVCDKPLHLYHHLKLYPEDESGALSTKKPVVVESYDEIVFAEPSESFFARVQNHPTVNVPRLPPGLNFPPPVPQEDVDQKKRGDTKDHPLCQWFTNFSEADELLKLTAARQQVQGHIARLRRQLSMVDGQHQQLKPASDL; this is translated from the coding sequence ATGCCTCAAAGCTCGTTGACAAAGAAGCACGATCAAGATCCGACGGACATTACTGGACCCACCCTAAAATCACAGCGTACCAAAATGGTGAATACTTCTGATGACAGTGAAAAAAAGAGTTCTGGTAAGAAGCTGAAAGAGCTTGAAGTTGGTGTTCCAATAGTGTATGGAAATGTTGCATTTTGGCTTGGTAAGAAAGCGAGCGAGTTCCAGTCTCATAAATGGACTATTTATGTTCGTGGTGCAACTAATGAGGATCTGGGTGTGGTGGTGAAACGTGTGGTTTTTCAATTGCACTCAAGTTTTAACAATCCTACAAGGGTTGTGGACCACCCGCCTTTTGAGTTATCAGAATCCGGATGGGGTGAATTTGAAATTGTGATGACCCTTCATTTCCACAGTGATGTTTGTGATAAGCCATTACACTTATATCACCATTTGAAACTATATCCAGAGGATGAATCTGGGGCTCTTTCCACTAAGAAACCTGTTGTAGTAGAGTCATATGATGAAATTGTGTTTGCGGAACCTTCAGAGTCTTTCTTTGCTCGTGTACAGAACCATCCAACAGTCAATGTGCCTAGACTACCACCTGGCCTAAATTTTCCCCCTCCTGTACCACAAGAAGATGTTGATCAAAAGAAACGTGGTGACACCAAAGATCATCCTCTATGTCAATGGTTCACAAATTTCTCTGAAGCAGACGAACTGTTAAAACTTACAGCAGCTCGGCAGCAGGTGCAAGGTCATATCGCAAGATTGAGAAGACAGTTGAGCATGGTAGATGGCCAGCATCAACAATTGAAACCTGCCTCTGATCTGTGA
- the LOC129902482 gene encoding G-type lectin S-receptor-like serine/threonine-protein kinase At4g27290 translates to MEAEFFLLFLLSFYSFISKIISTTTNVITTNHNITGGETIVSSGGTFEMGFFSPSGSSNRYIGIWYKQILPVQTVVWVANREKPLTNTSSVVLKVTKPGILALVNDKNETIWSTNTSRSVQNPVALLLESGNLVVKDANDGNTDKFLWQSFNFPTDTFLPNMKLGKNFQTGQEVYLSAWKNDSDPTPREITLHIDPTGYPQTVVKHGTSVLVSSGPWNGLRWSGDRVPPPNQSSIYKIQFVFNKQEVSYSYYFINNLDLPRLVLTSSGYVQGLMWVNETKNWLHVSLPPNTCDLYSVCGAYGSCDIDHSPVCTCLEKFVAKYPQQWEKGDWSKGCVRRKPYDCNEEHVFLKYSGVKLPDTKYSQYNKTMTLDECTQVCLRNCSCTAYSSLDISNGKGCLFWFGELIDIKRISGGQDIYIRMDSSELVSEAGSNRKTAKILAVSFSLLIAMVLLGLILLLYKRKKNKLKLKDEFELPLFQLSTITRATNNFSVNNKIGEGGFGPVYKGILEEGQEVAVKRLSRTSKQGLDEFKNEVIYISKLQHRNLVRLLGCCIQGEERMLIYEYMSNKSLDSYIFDQTKSKLLDWPKRFDIINGIARGLLYLHQDSRLRIIHRDLKASNILLDIEMNPKISDFGLARSVAGNEMGANTSRVVGTHGYMSPEYAVEGIFSVKSDVFSFGVLVLEIVSCKKNRSFFDQDQSLNLLGHAWKLYKEDRSLELIDEQLADSCHISQVLRSIQVGLLCVQQYPEDRPNMSSVIMMFGNSHGSLLPEAKEPGFFTQREVLDADKSGSQNELTITSLHPR, encoded by the exons ATGGAAGCTGAGTTTTTCCTACTTTTTCTACTGTCTTTCTACTCTTTTATATCCAAGATTATTTCTACTACGACAAATGTAATCACTACAAATCACAACATCACAGGTGGTGAAACTATTGTTTCATCTGGCGGAACCTTTGAGATGGGATTTTTCAGTCCCAGTGGTTCCTCAAACCGATATATCGGGATATGGTACAAGCAAATTCTTCCTGTGCAAACAGTTGTATGGGTTGCAAACAGAGAGAAACCACTCACCAATACATCTTCAGTCGTTTTAAAGGTCACCAAGCCGGGAATACTTGCTCTTGTCAATGACAAGAATGAAACTATATGGTCCACCAACACCTCACGATCAGTCCAAAATCCAGTTGCACTACTTTTAGAGTCTGGTAATCTTGTAGTAAAAGATGCAAATGATGGCAACACCGATAAATTCCTCTGGCAGAGCTTCAATTTTCCAACGGATACGTTCTTGCCTAATATGAAGCTTGGAAAGAATTTTCAAACTGGCCAAGAGGTTTACCTTTCAGCATGGAAGAACGATAGTGATCCAACTCCAAGGGAAATCACTCTTCACATTGATCCTACTGGATATCCACAGACTGTCGTCAAACATGGAACAAGTGTATTAGTTAGTTCCGGACCATGGAATGGTTTACGTTGGAGTGGTGATCGCGTGCCACCACCAAACCAAAGCAGCATTTATAAAATTCAGTTTGTTTTCAATAAGCAGGAGGTTTCCTATAGTTATTATTTCATTAACAATTTGGATTTACCAAGGCTAGTCCTGACTAGCAGTGGTTATGTACAAGGCCTCATGTGGGTGAATGAGACCAAGAATTGGCTTCACGTCAGTTTACCTCCTAATACGTGTGATTTATATAGCGTATGTGGTGCCTATGGGAGCTGTGACATAGATCATTCCCCTGTTTGTACTTGTTTGGAAAAGTTTGTCGCCAAATATCCACAACAATGGGAAAAAGGAGATTGGTCAAAAGGGTGTGTTCGGAGGAAACCTTACGATTGCAACGAGGAACATGTATTTCTAAAATATTCTGGAGTTAAGTTGCCAGATACTAAGTACTCTCAGTACAATAAGACCATGACACTCGATGAGTGTACGCAAGTATGCTTGAGGAACTGCTCTTGCACAGCTTATTCAAGTCTAGATATAAGCAATGGCAAAGGTTGCTTGTTTTGGTTTGGGGAGTTGATTGACATCAAAAGGATATCAGGAGGGCAGGACATTTACATCAGGATGGATTCTTCAGAACTAG TATCTGAGGCAGGTTCGAATAGAAAGACGGCAAAGATACTCGCAGTGAGTTTCTCACTATTGATAGCAATGGTTCTACTAGGGCTTATACTGCTGTTgtacaaaaggaaaaagaacaaACTGAAACTCAAAGACGAATTTGAGCTTCCACTGTTTCAATTGTCGACAATAACAAGAGCCACAAACAACTTTTCGGTGAACAACAAGATTGGAGAAGGTGGATTTGGACCAGTTTACAAG GGGATCCTGGAAGAGGGACAAGAAGTGGCCGTGAAGAGATTGTCAAGGACTTCCAAGCAAGGACTTGATGAATTCAAGAACGAAGTTATCTATATTTCCAAGCTTCAGCATCGGAATCTTGTGAGACTTCTAGGTTGCTGCATTCAAGGGGAAGAAAGGATGTTGATCTATGAATACATGTCTAATAAAAGCTTGGACTCATACATATTTG ATCAAACAAAGAGCAAACTACTTGATTGGCCAAAGCGTTTCGACATCATAAATGGAATTGCACGTGGCTTATTGTATCTCCATCAAGATTCTCGGCTACGAATTATCCATAGAGACCTTAAAGCAAGCAACATTTTGCTAGATATAGAAATGAATCCAAAGATATCAGACTTTGGCTTGGCTAGAAGTGTTGCAGGGAATGAGATGGGAGCAAACACAAGCCGTGTGGTTGGAACACA CGGCTACATGTCTCCAGAATATGCAGTAGAAGGGATCTTCTCTGTAAAATCTGATGTGTTTAGCTTTGGCGTCTTGGTTTTAGAGATTGTGAGTTGCAAGAAAAATAGAAGCTTTTTCGATCAAGATCAAAGCCTTAACCTTCTCGGACAT GCATGGAAGCTTTACAAAGAAGATAGGTCATTGGAACTAATAGATGAGCAACTAGCTGATTCTTGCCATATATCTCAAGTTTTAAGGTCAATCCAAGTCGGTCTATTATGCGTGCAACAATATCCTGAAGATAGGCCAAACATGTCTTCTGTCATTATGATGTTCGGTAACAGTCATGGGAGTCTACTGCCAGAAGCTAAAGAACCAGGGTTCTTCACACAAAGAGAGGTACTTGATGCAGACAAGTCAGGATCGCAAAATGAACTCACAATCACATCTTTACATCCTCGGTAG